DNA sequence from the Centroberyx gerrardi isolate f3 unplaced genomic scaffold, fCenGer3.hap1.cur.20231027 Scaffold_177, whole genome shotgun sequence genome:
CTAACAGTTTTAATATTTCTCTGTAAATCAGTTGAATAAATGCACACTGAGTTCATTGCCTTTTCCTTCTTTCAGTATGGGTGTGTTCTCCCTTCAAACTAAACCATGTGTGACATGTTTACCTTTAGTTCAGCAGCTCTCGCTCACATACTGAAATCTGTCAAAGCAACAACTTTGTGACAGAGCTTTGACAAACGAACCCTAGTTGGTTTCCGGTTCAACTGTTTGGTTAAGCTGTCAACATGGCAGAAGGAGGCGATCCTGCTACCCAAACCACACTGTGGTGTTGGTGGTATTTTGCTATCTGAAAGGTGGCAACCCTAAAAAAAGAGCTAGCTGAaacagcttgttgtggtgtggctgtagatccattcagtaacgttctcagtaaaagtgaatagtgtgataaggtggatttggttactgtgacacagtaaactgtcttgtctttagtctctactccaaaacactctgagttgtagcttgagaagagtcagctcagttaacctgaacaaactgttagctagctaactagccagcaggctcatttagcaaagcatcAGAACTTCATGCCAACACACTCGCCActattaacgttagctactagCTAAGTAGCattagctgctgctgctgtttttcttatttttttcttcaaatttgtACTTCAAAAAAGTACTGCTATATTTTAAGCGatatcttgacattttgaatttaagTTTGTTAGCACCTGTCACAATGTGGGGGAAAAGTTTCTACATTTGTCCTCAGCTAGccactgctaacgctagctactaGCTACGTAACATTAACtattgtgcaaatcagatgacagtgatgacctgaccagatactatggttagctagctaacaaactgacattatctaaacacaaaattggtCAGATATCAGCAGTGAAATAATCAGTTcctagtcaaaaacagcacagaaattaataCTGTCTATTCCATactgttgagacggccaagtcTCAAGTTTAGGAATGccatcagctgttctcagcccTTGTTGCCatgagctgaggacctccaatatggccgccagagggcacgttcatcccctccacctcctacaatagaggaggtggaggggatggcaggagggagaggccgagaaagatggagagagaaagagagggcgaTTAAGGTGGATGGAGGCTGGAGACCTTGAGAGACTGAAGGgcaacagagggaggaagggggggcagtgtgatggaggaagagagggatggatgaagggacagggaggagggaggagggaggaggggaacgAGAGAGGCCGGGAATAACAGGCTTTCTACCACTCATGGAATTTATGGAATATCACtgaattttgagaggtgtaGGCTATTCCaggcagggaaagtcagggaaatTGATATATTCTCATGGGAAATAagggaatatcatggaatttaggaatataccagaatgttacaacttgtttcacacattcactgcattaaatggtgtttttcagctgtttttttctgtacagatagcccaactgtagtggaaaccggactgtttactcctttagaaaaaacaacattaagaaACCAAGAAGAAATTCAATCTTTAGGTCTTGGAAGCACTCTGACTTTTTTGtttgaaaagtcatggaaaagtcatgggatTTTGGAGTGGAATCCTggaatgagggagagacagacaggaggaaggagagacggaggaaggGATGTgtggaaagagaaggaagggaggaagggaacaAGATATGAAGGGAAGGAAGCATTGgggagggtcaaaggtcagtgtggaggatggagagaggaggaacgatggatggatggatggatggatggatggatggatggaggagtgTCAGGTCCTTACCGGAGATGGTGTACTCGTCACTGTGGCTCTCGCTGATGCGCACCAGGAAGGAGCCATCTTTGTTTTGGGAAGCCAGCAACAACTTCTCAGCTTTCACACGGTTTATGTTCCCATAGTACCATCTACACagaaagacacgcacacacacacacacacacacacacagatggatggatgaatggatggaaaaagagggatgatggaaggataaatgaacAGGTAGAGATacaagtgaatgaatgaatgaacagaaagacggacagacagatggagacaaagTGGAGAAAAAGTATGTGTTAATATGAGAAAGCAGACATGcaaaagcaagcacacacacacacacacacacacacacacacacacacacacacacgcatataatCACATTTTGCACATGGCAAGCTGACAATCAGAGAATCAAGAAACATAAATGTTAGAAAACTTACAGTTACACAACTTGACTAATTAGTCCAATTAATTATTAAACAACAGAGAGTCTGCAAGTTACATTTAAGACTATTTAGgatttttaatgccagttagtagagaatttaagaccaatttgcCACAAAAATAAACTTCAAACTGTAGTATTAGAATAGCCTACAGGTCTGAGTACTGCAACAAGAAAGCAACATTTTTAACGCAACTGATGCTGAATTCAAGGCTTTAAAACCTGTATTTGAGACCTTTTAGAGCCTGGAATCTAGATGATTTCAGATAtttcaagactttttaaggacctggAGACCAGAACACACTTTCCTACACTGCCTGGAGTGTCAAAAGTTGAATACAAAACTATTTATTTTAACTGAAAAAGGAGAGTAGCAGGTTTCAGCGTTCAGGCCATCGTCAGTTAGTGATCTGCATACGGCCTGCACACTGTActtaaaaatgataaatgaccTAGAATGTGATACAGTAGCCTGATGGATTCTTTGAGAGGACGTTAAGTGCTGTTTGTCCTGCCTGTTGAGGTGGATATGAACTAACCCCtatttacttttattatctGGGATGGGCGGGTCTCCTCTCAGGTTTCACTGAAACTGCCAAGCAGCGGCGTGAAAGAGTCATGGACAGAGTCTAGAAGGAGAAGCAGGCCTCAATGAATATCATAGAAAACTATAAGACCctctaggaatattataggaatattacagtgataccataggagataaaaataccatcaGATAGGATACGGTCACTATAAGGTCACTACCAAGGATACACTAtaagtctctataggaatataaGGAGATAAAAATAGCCTTCCATaaaataaggtcactataaactcactattgagcactaCTATACACACTTTACATtgctataggaatattataggaatattatagttcTTTTTCAGAAGACAGAAATTACAATGCCTTTTAAGTTTTGGTCCGTCCAAGAAATACTACCCTGTTACTGTAATAAAAAGATGTTTTAttctaacatgcacacacacacacacacacacacacacacacacacacaaaataaacttCTGACATTGCGTTGAAACTTTTCTTGCCAGATGTTGATTTGTCAATTGATGAACATTAGCAAAATTATGGCATTTTAGTGGCAAACTTTCCCTTAAAAAGAACTATAGCAATCCTATAATAACAGAAAGATAATAATAgcataaggtcactataaactcactattgagcagcagacacactgtcagtccctattgtaggaatattatagtgatttttccttGTGGGTCGCTACAAAATGGCACAAATTTACTTTAAGATTAAACTTTATGTTTCTAAAAGTAATGTTTTCCACACTGCAAacaatctccatcttaacaagtaatttagtctattattgagtcttaaaaatcttaaaacagtgaaaaaatctgccagtggggttcgatcatttcacttgtttccaatgcaattccaatttagtagaatcaagagtcattttcctgacagcagtgcagtgatctgccttattctgactgctttcaacagactgacactctgttctagaaaattcctgaaacaagtgaagctgcattggagacaagtggagttatctctcctcactgcagaatgtttctcttggtttaagaaaaataagatttgaaggttgaatatgagactaaatgacttgttcagatggatgttttttgcagtgtgacacATTATGAGGAGCTGCTGGTGATGTTGTTGCTCTCCACgtcctctgctgtctgttggtgaCTGACAGGACTGACAGAGAAACCCTATCCACTGCTTATTATCCTTCATTAcaatggcgtgtgtgtgtgtgtgtgtgtgtgtgtgtgagtgagagagagagagaggggggggggacacgATGGCTTAGCGAGGGTCTGGAGTCAGTTTGGGgtcaacagcaacacaaacagagcagataactcagctgaaatatgaatgaaatgatTCCCCGCAGGCTGGATAAATAATGGAGAGGCTGCAGATGCCAGCTGGGTgtgaaggcaggcaggcaggcagacctACATCTGGTTTGACTGTTGTTTCAACAGCAAGCTCAACTTCAAGTTCTTCCTCAGTGGATTTGTGAATGCGGTGTTAAACCTCACTGTAGCAGCCAGGGCGCCATTTATAACTGTGACTGCAGTACAGTGGGAGCTGCTGGGCGTCAGTTGGGTGGCGTTGGCATGACACTTAACTGTCCTTTAGCCTGAGTCAGTCCAAATCTCATCTTGTAGTATATCGTTTAATATAAGAGCATAAGGGAGATAATTCATTATaatatttaaacaaaataattcaCACCAGCAGAGCATCTGGGATAATTTCCCCTCTGATAGTTGGGTGACCTACAGTGACTTGGAtattttgataataataatatctggtcagttacTCTGTTTACATAGCCAGTTTTTGGTGGTGAATAACTTTAattaacattagaaaggccaaaCCGCAGTCAAATATCTCAGCtctcaaaatgtccctccatgacttttcctggAGTCTTTCTGTAAGAACCagtgttagattttcaaaatcccACAAGAAAATATGAGTTTTAATTATGTTTCACCCCTAAAATTAACAGCTTGATATCCTTCTCTAAcatccattggcctttctagtgttagtTAATGACAATGagcaaattcacacacacatctgtgatGTAGGCTACAGCCAGGACGAATCTGTCGTTTTTGTTGAGCTTTtatctgatgctcttatccagaccGACCTACAGTGAGTGAACCAGCAGGATAAAGTTAAATTCTCATATCAGCAACataacaagcagccaatagtaaaGAGTATAAGGGTCACACCGCCCTGTAACATCCTGAGCCACTGGATGATCATAGAGAGAATAAGAGCAGAGAGGATCAGCTCTGTGTTCCGGACTCACTTGTGTTTGGCGAACTCGTCCTGCAGCAGAGCCACATAGTTGGCCGGGACCAAGCCGGACTCCAGAGAGCCGGTCAGCTTCTTGGCCAGGACGTACTCCCCCCGCTTCTCGATCACCGACAGCTTGTCCCCCTCCTTCACCGTCAGCTCCTCGTCGCTCCGGGCCTCGAAGTCGAACAGCGCCGCGTACAGCTGGACCGGCCGCTTCTTGGGCGACGGGACGCGGATGTCGCCCGAAATGGTCCGGatctccgccgccgccgcggcGGGGTTCGCGATGACACGGTTATTGTTGTTGGGGACGTTGGGGTAATGGAAGTCAGGCCAGATCCAGTTCCACAGCCGGCTTAAACACGGCATACAGCTGCGACAGCAACCCTCCATCCCGGAACATGAAGGACCGCAGCGGCAGGTTTATTCTAAGGTTTATTATAACGCCGATCAAAGGGAATATGACGCTCCGGGGTTAGTCCGCTGACAAAAAGGCCTGCTTCAGCCTACAGTTTCCAGCCGTACAaccccccttttttctctctccctctcgctgaAAACATAATGCACCGCCAGCAATAGTTGGGTAGATTAGCCGGAGGAACCGGTTTTTTTGCGCTGAGATCATGGATCAGAGCTCCGCGGCTGCAGTGCGCACGGCGGCTGTGGGAATGCGGAAACGGGAGTGGAGGCCATCCAACTCGGATCAGTTCCCTGAAAGGACTCGGCGGCGACCCAAGATGAACCAAGAATCTGAACATGGTCCCCGAGACCGCAGGGAAAAATGTTAATCCATTATAATCTATCGTGCATGGAGAGGCTGGTGCGGACATGCAGGTGGAAATCCGCCGAGCGACGCTGCGGAGGAAACAGAACAATGCGTAAaagttttggtttggtttggcgCTCCGCTCGTCTCCTGCTGCTCAGACACCTGGCTCTGACTGGGAGGCGGATACTGTAAATagacccgtgtgtgtgtgtgtgtgtgtgtgtgtgtgtgtgtgtgtgtgtgtgtgtgtgtgtgtgtgtgtgtgtgtgtgtgtggtgagagagagagagagagagagagagagtgtgtgtgagagagagagagtgagtatgtgagagagagctaGTGTATGTTTGAGTATGagcaaggagtgtgtgtgtgtgtgtgtgtgtgtgtgtgtgtgcgtgtgtccataTGCCTTTAGCTCTATTTgttgtcactctctctcccaaactGATATCCCTAAAGGTCATGTTGGATAGGTAAATGCAGAAGCCTGTGTTTGCTAAACAGTGGTTTCCGCCAACCTCTGTCaggctctattctattctattctattctattctattctattctattctattctattctattctgtcccaaactagacacagaTGTCTTGAAAATGCCTCATCCTTTTTAAGACTGTATGTAAATCTTAACTTCAGCAGTTCTTTTGGCTTCATGAATGCTGCAGCAACTGTTGTTAGCTGACTGTTATCATTCTGTTACAATGATGAAGATTAATAAAACTAAATGATTGCAACACCAGTCTCAGTGTTAAATGTATCCAGAGCTGTATGGAGAACGCCCATCTCTTTGTTTGGGCTTTTATAGTTTATATACACTCGCTAAGGCAGTCTTTGTAAAATTCCCCTTTTATCCATTtttcctgcatctatcctgcattaatactgcagacagttctttcttgtctttccaatttattgtaaaacaaaactgTAGTAGTGTTTCTCTACCAAGTACTAGACCATTCCAAAAATATGAGATTCTTCCCAAACAATCTCTCTTGTAGACGGAGTAAAAGTGCAGCAGTGTTTCAGtaaaaagtgtgtatgtgtgtatgagcctAATTATCATTACAATATGCTGGATGGAAAGATCTTTACAGTCTTGACTTGATAAAAGTTGACTAATAAAGACACAGTCCACTGATTTCAACATTTCCTGTCTCTTCTTTGATTGTTCACAAGCCCTTATTTGGGAGTTATAGTTACATTACATATCTATAGTCATGGGATGTCATAGGATGTgtggttttcaacacatctgtgtgtagtttgggtcaacacacacactgttcaacaCAAGCTATGTTAACAAGACATGATGACACATACACTGAGATTCAACCTCTGCTGTGTTGTAAagtaaataagataagataagagcactttattgatcctcttgGGGAATTGTTGAGCTATTGTTGAGCAACATAAATGTGTGTTGTTCCAAACtaaacacagatgtgttaaaaatgacatttcctTTTTAAGAAGTGGGTCTAACAGACTGATAATTACACTTCAATTCAATGAAGGCAGCCTGAGCTTGTTCTGTCTGATATTCACCTGTGGCTGTTTGGATTAAACTCCATTTGGACTGAAAGCAGGCAGCACCTAACACAGATATCCACTACATGACTAACATGTAGATTTTTCTGAACCAATTCAAAGCCCCAATGTGGGACTTTCTTTAGCAAGTTAATTTATGGGATACAAAGAAAGCTGATCTTGTAACTGATTGGCCCAggagtgcctgcatcattcaggTGGGACGACTTGTTTATATGTGATACAAACGTGGTGCTATGGGTTTTGCTGCGctccaattacaaaaaaaatacacaagaaGGAAAGTAGAGCTCTTTAAAAGTACTCAAAAAAATCTGCTCCTGAAGTCTTTTCATACACAGAAACCACAGCAGGTCCCCACATGAACAGCAGATAAGCCTATTACCGTTTTCAGGTATCTGGATCACACTGAGAGATGAGAGTTCTCATTTGGGTCCAAAGCAGAAAAGGTTTAAAGCTCCGCCTTCGACTGACTTCAGCTAACGGTGGTGTAAATCTACATCAAAGCTTTTCACAGTAGCTCGAGCGCTAATCTTAATCTTTTGGCTGGAATGGCAGCTTTAAGTTCCTATGAGAGCCTCCAAATCCTGTACAAGCAGCCAGCTAGGTACCTTACAGCAGAGGCTGGAGGTCTGGGAGGAGACCCAGAGTTTTAATTGTACAAACagttctcagaggcagaaacaatctgattggttgagttaaccctcagggggcggagccaaagaaccacagtttttctggctaagtaatgttaaggccctgacacaccaaaccgacatcaaagaaccagcggcgacgaaggccgactgttgcgtcgcctcacgtcgcctgcgtctggtccaaaaagttgcacttgaacacaccgcaaagactacagccgacagccaactagcacgtacgttctgcgcctgcgtgaggggaaataaccatatgtctgataagaggttgcaaatggcactggcgttgtcagcccctggtcttttggttgtggaagaagaaaggaagaggcggaggcgaaaaataaggagaaaccgcactaaatgggtgaaatcatgaataacgttactccagcgacaggctcaaggggaacctgtgtcgagagctggagataaatgaaacctccgattttaaaaatttcgctcggctctttcctgttcagttccacatgttgaaggaatttatcagtccaatcatcaagaggcaaaacacgaactaccaatcagagtgatctctctcaccgaggGGCTCCgtcggccgaccgtcggcctggtgtgtcagggccattagactgaagcccagtggaaaggacaagaggtaagagaggaggaagctaatcttatgaagcctagcgctctgctactaactggaAAGATGCAATCtagtcatactaagttatctaggttagctagttagctagctgatcttccaagttcaaactagccaaactagcctatagctagttagctagctgctgatcttcaacatcatgaatgctccagtcaaaaatgaatgaaaaaagaagtcattgtgTTCATATTTTTGGCCGGAgtttccttctttgccattcaagttcaAATCTTGttaactgtggttctttggctccgcccactgaggtttaactcaaccaatcagattacttctgcctccagagcagctctgcctctgggaaatgtttgtgtaactagaaaaaagtaaaactccaatctgtgtcCATTTTGTCCGATCAGAAACTGCTCTAAGTTTGAAGCCGATGACTAATTGTTTAGTCCGGTCCTCTCATCAAGGTGAGTGACGATCAATATCAACTAATTTGATCAGTGATCAATCAAATCAAGAAGGTGGTGGAgtatcttctcctcctcttgatCAGTTCAGATTAGAGTAAGctagctttagctttagcttcAGGTGACAGCGTGACGTAAACAAGACGCAACACGTTGCTCTGTTTGATAGATAGCACACCGTTTTATTAGTATATTTAGCTTTGTGACGTACAGCTtgggagaaaacaaaaacaaacagaagtaAATGGTCACAATTTTTAAATCCAGAAACATTTTAGCCTTAGCAGTGACATCACACGAAAAAAAGCTCAGTTTTTCGATCATTGGTTTGTTTGTCATGGACCAGAGTGATATGTTCTTCTCGTCAGGCGAAACAACCGCGCCCGTCCTGCTCCAAGTAgtcaacaaacagaaaaaaaaatctagatttctttttttaacttttaactttaaGTTGCTTCACATATATATTATCAACACTTTTCTAAAGAATCAAAATATTTAGCCACAGGTACTGGAAAAAAGGTATCCACtgttatatataataataaacacaataaatataaaaagaatTATTTTTGATATAATTTATATGGtatcaaagagagagggaaatgggcCTTCAGTTAGACGTGTTTTACAAAAGTGATGTCCTTTTTTTCCTGAGGTTGATTTTCATCATCTGCAGTTTAAAGTTTTGCTAAATATACTAATAGACTAAAGAGACCCGACACTGGGTCTGGCAATGGCTTATCATTCACTGAGGAATCATTTCCACTGGATTGTGTTCACACCAGTAGAAGTTCATTGTGGCCCCGCTGGGATCTGTGTGCCGTGGAGTTAGctgagaggtcaaaggtcagcccccaaagccaaacacacacacacacacgactcaaCTCCCCCCCTCCCAAACAATCGGTTCCTTAAAGAGATGCCTTGATATTTTGAATTCCAGCCGGTTATTTTTTTTCACCGAgcacaaaaaaaagtttctccacttgtccttcaGTTTCCTTAAAATGGCTTGTCAGCATCGATAGCACACTTAACCGCTAACTAGCTTGCGTCGTTAGCATTCCTCAGTGAAACCAAGGTACATCACTAGCATTTCAATGGCGAACGCTAACTGGACGCTAACGCTTTTCTAGGGAAACTGAACTGGAAAGTGACTGGTGAAGAAAAGTAACCaactgaaattcaaaatgtcaaggtttcCCTTTAGCGATAGGCTTAAGTGTAAAATGGTGATAATTGTATTTAGACGCAGTCCCATTTCCCTTCAATGTGTAAGGAAGAAGGAATCAGATGAACTCAAAACGGGgggtgagaaaagagagagagagggggtgaaaggatagagagagagagagatgagaggaaagaaatgaacgaaacaggaaaaaaacaaacaaaacaaaatgaaaaaaaaaaaaaatcgcaaaAATCTGTACATGTAAACATCACACTTCCACTGAGTCAAAATCATGAGGAGAATACAGGTTTCACATTGGTATTACTGCAGGAACAAAGCCCCGGCGGAGAAAATCAAGACAATCAGAGTCTGGTACAAGTTAGGTGGAGAcggaaaaagggaaagaaagagaagaagaagaagaaccaaaATCAAACATCGCTAAAATCAGATAACAGAGGAATCTAAAgcaccaccaaaaaaaaaaaagaacaaaaataaaaacagtaaaacaacgGCTCAGGAAGCCATTTTTGATTCTGACAGTAGTAGCTGTACACCGCGCCctgatagaaaaataaaaaagctcagttacttttctccttttgtttttttttccatttttgttttttttaatgtgtgtgtgtgtgtgtgtgtgtatagagctATACATCTGACCGAAGCAGACTGGTTAAAGAAGTGTGTGGTCGTTTGGCGGGGGCCGGACCGGCATCGCAGCTCATCTCCACCTGCCAGGGGACAAACGCTTACATTTGAGCTTTTGCGTCTGCAGAgcttttcccccccaaaaatagAAGACGGAAGCAGTTTCTAATGCCTTCTGAATAGATTTTCCAGGTTATACagcatcagaatcactttaatgcGTCTCGGTGACACTGCAGAAATATGAAACACTTGCAGAGTTTCACAATCCGAGCCACGTCGGCATGTACTGTGAAACTCTATAAGATGTCGATTCGTCTCTTATTGTACTTTGTGTTGAAGTGATTCTGACGCTCGTATAATCTTCAactattaaaaaacaaattgacAAACAGCATGGTTTTCGCAGAACTGGGCCAAGTCTTAGATGAGGATTATTTTCCATAATAGAGATCTCCAGTGAAAGAAATAATTTTAAACTGAATCTTACTCATGCACTTCTTTTTAAGATAACTGAAAAAATCCAATCAATCGATCAATAGGCCCATGAAGAACTAAGGTTAGAAAAATAACTCGATACTATCCACCTGGAAAATGGGCTAAATTTTGGATTTAAGTTAGTCTTAGACAAGCCGAGAGTTGAATTTAAAAAGTGAACTCTGGCTCTAGACCTGAACCATGCAGCGGTCAACAAGCTGCAGTTTTTCAGGTGGTTCATAACGGCGGATCCGGTTCAGTCAAAGCTTCTTTACAACCCGGACATTTCATTCGGCGCTGTAGTAAGGAACGTGACATTTGGCTGCTCTCCACACGTTAGATCTCACGTCTCTACTGTACGAAATCTGAAAAGGTCACGGAAGACGCTGTGACCTTTTGTCGAAGCTCTTCCTCGTCTCTCTAGCAGCAGATTCCACCGGGAAGGAATATCAACCGCGCTGATCGATACGGGAACATCATGTTACGGCCATATGGGTCTCTGCGGTCTGAAAACACACTCTCATTTTCAGGAGGAAATAAGTAGTTTGAGACATTTCTTGTGTAATACATAAGGGACAAAACACACGGAGGAGTTATCGGACAGTAAAGGGCAACGCGTCGGCTTCGATCCTGTCTAACGTTGGATTTGACTTCCCCGCTCTACTTCTGTCAATTCTGACTCCTAAAAGCAGCAAAACACTCCTGGCAGGTCGCTGATGTTTTGCGTGCtgccggtccggtccggtccgggtCTGTTGTTGTTACAACTGAGTTGACATCCTTGTTTGGAATGTGCAGTATAGGCATACAGAGTAAGTTGTTGGAATATTGTACAAAATATCTTTTCAAAAAAGACCACTTTACTCGCACTACAAAATATatctataaaataataatattaagaAGAATCAGAACATTGATAATAATCatataataatactaaaaaaTAGAAATCAGATAGAAATGCGTTCGGCCGTTTGCCGGGCCGGTTGAGAAGTTAACAACAGGAGGAGTTTGGAGTAAGAACGCTCtgattatggctaaaatacTCGTATTATTCTCCCAGCCTGTCCAACTGTATACAATagctgcacacagacagaaggaaTGGAAATCAAACAGTGAGCAAATTACACCTTTCCAAAGATTGTCATCTgcctatttttttcttttatacagTTGTTGGTGTTTGTGACGCCGTTCTGCAGCGGTCTGGCTGTACGGTAAACCAACCGAAAACACTTGTAGAAAACCTTTAAAACGCCTTTCCTGGGGTTGACTGAGGCTGTCGCCATGCAGGAACCAATGAGATGCTCCCAAAAGTGCTAAGCCCCGCCCATCCGGAGAGCCAGATGGACTCGAGCGATCGTTCACAGCCGTGTAAAGGATTTGTGAATCCATGTGTATCATGAGCACACTCGATTATCACTTAAAATCCTCTGAATTCAGCGGATCAGATCAGCGTTTGCTGTATTTTGGCCAGAAATAAAACCTCTTTTGTTTTGTACTTTTGGGACGATCCTATTGGTTCCACTGTGCTAGGTAAGACTAATCATTCCCAGCAAAAGTCACTGGCTC
Encoded proteins:
- the LOC144538437 gene encoding tyrosine-protein kinase Srms-like yields the protein MEGCCRSCMPCLSRLWNWIWPDFHYPNVPNNNNRVIANPAAAAAEIRTISGDIRVPSPKKRPVQLYAALFDFEARSDEELTVKEGDKLSVIEKRGEYVLAKKLTGSLESGLVPANYVALLQDEFAKHKWYYGNINRVKAEKLLLASQNKDGSFLVRISESHSDEYTIS